In the genome of Raphanus sativus cultivar WK10039 chromosome 9, ASM80110v3, whole genome shotgun sequence, the window GTGTTGCTTGCACCATAAGGCAGTGGATGATAAATGTTTTGATTGGCTAAAGGTATGGTGGTGGTTAGTGGATTATAAATGGTTTGATTGACGTCAGAATTTCTGTTTATGGTGGTTATGGTGCTACCGTCGCCGGAATATTCGGTTGAGAGCTTCTCAAGATTGTTGTTGTCTAAATGATTGGAGGAGGATGAatggtgttgttgttgttgttgtcttaaGGCCAAGAGGGATGATGATGAGGTATGGTTATGATGTCTTGTGGATAGAGAGCGTGGTAAGGATGAATGGTCTTCTACTCCTGGCCTTTTGTACACTCGGCACAATGATATTTCAGCCTATAAACATGTGAACATTGATCAGGAATATTGAGATATATAATTTGACGTACATAACTACATACTATATTAAATCGATCAAAATTTTCcaagtttaggatttaagattagttgatttatacattttttatatttttagtcgTCTGATTTATAGTACAATATAACTTGATGtgttaaacaaatatttagattttgtcAACTTGTGACAAGGGTGGTGTTTTAGCTATCTATAATAAGAACTAAATCATACACAGTCTAAATGGATTCAAATAGTGACAACTTACAAGGCCGCATAACggaaaaataactatttatgaGTTCgccataaatatttaaaaaagtttcgAGCAAGTTATATAGAATAGAGATCATGAATGTGAGAAAGAGCAGGAACAACGTGAGGAATTGTAAAACGCCAACTTTGGCCACTGTAAAAATTAAGGTATATATATGTGAATGTTGAATGTGATACttgtatgtgtgtatatatatgtatgtagcTATCTTATCAATGCCTTTTACTATGCATATGGGCCATGTCTAGTAATTTAAAGAGTTCATGCGTATGGCATGGACATACTCAGAATTTAAGCGCAAACGCTGCCTTACGTGTAACTATTTCTTTCACAAGCATTTTGGATCTTATGTAATCAGTTTCAACACTAAAAACAAGTAGATTTACTTTAAACAAGAAATAAATTCAAATACCTAGGGTATTGATTTCAATTTGTAATCAAACCTACCTAGGGTTCTCTTTgcgtatatatataataaactataAAGAGTTGATGAATTCTATACCTTTTGATATTTCTCGGTTTCATGGTGAGGGAGACGATACTCATTCATAATCCAACTGGTACGAGTGCCTTTAGGGGCTTTACCGGAGTAAAAGACTAGGGTTTTCTTTAACCCGATAGGCCGAGCGCTCTCTGATCTGATCGTCCGATCAGCTCCGGTGGCTTTCCAATATCCTGAAGTCGTAACTCGGTTTGGTCTATCTCCATTTCTATACTTCCGATCTCTTGGCACATAGAAGTACCACTCTTTCTCTCCTATTGCCGCCATCACTGCACATAGTACATAtctataatcaaaatataatacaaacTCACACACGTATAGGTATATCGAATAAAGTTTTTTCAGCTAAAAATGTTATTATCAGTCAAAAGATAATAAACCATATCATACAAAGaagtaaagaaaagaaagttgAAAGATAATGAAAaagtttttagcaaaaaaaaaatatattaaaaagatctGAGATCGGCATAGATATAATCTGCAAGAAGTTTATATAGGTTTAAGaaaagaaatagagagagagagagagagagagagagagagagagagagagagagagagagagagagagagagagaaattagCAGTATATATAGATCTTAGTATTTGTATATATGTAGATCTTGtgtttatataattagattTCCAAATAGTATGAGAAGGTAATACACGtggaataatatatatttacccGGAAGTTCCCAAGGATCATAGCGATAAAGATCGAGGAATGTGATGAGTTCTACATTGAAGCGTTTGCCTTCCACTTTACGGCGAAGGTAAAACTCTATGAGTTCTTCTTCGGTGGGGTGGAACCGGAATCCAGGCATGATTTTTTCATGATCATgatcatcagcttcatcatcattTTGGGCATGATTCTCGTGTCTATAACCATCTTCTTCTATACATTTTTCACTGTCGTTGTTGACTTGGTTACTCATGGTGATAGTGCTTGTTGTGGAGGATACCATTGCCATATGTAAAAGAGACTATATGTGTATATGTGTATGCATGTGGATTGAGATAAAGATGAAAACAAGATTAAGGGTTTGTTGGTTTTTGTAGTAAAACAAtggaagagaaaaagagagatgaaCTGAGTGGTGTTGAGTAGAGATAAGAGGAGGAGAAGCAAGGAAGATATATAGGAATGAAACGTTGTCGTTTCTATGAGTTGTGACCAAACGAGAGAGAGACGAAGACTTGTCAGCAAATTGAGGACAGGGTGTCCATGGTTTTGTATGATTAGCCGTGCCTTTGGACCTTTCTTTTCTCCATATTTGTTCTTCTGTTAcataaaacaaatatctaaTAGTTTTTTCCTGTTAAACACTAATAGTTTAACAAGTCTTGGTATACTGATGTGTAATTGATCGTCCACGCACATGCACGTAAAAGTCTAGCTCTGTTTAcgtatgtcttttttttttttactaaatgatgcatttgtaaaatataaacataatacATTAAatgtttttgtgtgtgtgttaaCAATCTATTGTTTCACCCCATACAAGGTATCAAATACACAAATCcaacatgtatatataaagattaaagAGACTTATGTATAAGATATATAGGAaacatttttttgaataaaaatatgaagaaataGAGAATTGAGTTAGTATGGTATATACGAAATTgataaattagttataacattTATAAGGAAAACATAATTATTCAACTTCTATAATATTTGTAACATATAAACATTTggattaagattttttttaaaatgaatgtatcgattaaatttaaataattaaaaattaattataggTTTAAGTTTGTGTCAAGATACATAACAATTTGGTCATCTTAAATTGGTTAAGGCCCAAAACTTAAgctaattatttaattattttatgagaAAGTTAACGgtagaaaaataatttgagaTGAAAAATTTTTACAAACATGTATTCAAAcacattaattatttaattaattgttttgAATTGATTGTTATTAGATATGATAGATGTGGAAATCAATTGTATTGTTACCAAAGCTAGTTGAAAGAATAAATCAAAATAGAAAATCcctataaatatacatttatacttGCATTTACATAattcaaaatagaaaattcttataaatataCATTAACACTCGTTTTTAAGTTAAAGTTAGATGTAGGATATGAAAAATTAAAAGGTAGTTTATTTTggcatttttttaataatatagatgaatGCTGAGTTGCTCACTGGTTTCTCTACTACCATTTGTAAACGTAATTTTTGGGATTggtatttttttgaaacaatccCAGAAAATACTACAAAAAGTGTTTTAAtccgaattttttaaaatcaaaaattgattttatgtATTGTTTGTGGTTGCAGTCAGTTACAGAAAGATCTTTTTAAAAGGCTTAAAATTGTAACCATCTGTATCCACAACCGCAAATGCCTACTACCGCATTCGCATCGACTATGGTTACACCAGTGAGGCCGTATGTCACCATCCGTAGTACATGTATCTACGCGTTTTTCATTTGCTTCGCAAACGTtctttattattgtttttcgtttattttcaattatatttttggcCCACCATATCTTcgttataaattattatttttacaaatatgaaagcaaaacaaaattctccaagtttttttttggccaACAGTCTCAATGTTTCTAACATGGAAAACTGAATGAAAGGTAGCTTAGAGTGGTGGTAGTGGGGCTTCGACGAGACAAGAGTGGGGTTTGAATTTGAAACCTTGCTCTATATTATTCCTTGCTTAAAACTCAAAAGAAATCCGTGAACGCATGGTATCACAACAAATTCATTAAAATGGTATAAATTTATGTACGTGCATACCAAAACTTATTGAACTTAGAAAAAGAACATTCAATTATACCATTttacaagaatttttttttcattttttatcattcttttttcgttgaaaataataaaattattcttaGCCAAATTTTAAAACAACGATCATTCTCACtcatttctataatttttttcttttttattctttttcttcctACTGTTTTTAAAATGTTCACCGGCATTTATATAGTTATGGTTGATATCAGATGAGGGgatacattttaataatatattagaattttGACATCACGTTTTTACAGggatgtttgatttaatttgtgtccaacatatttatttaaaatattaatttaaagaaatttGGGTAAATTTTCAACAACAAAATGCCCTAAAACATCAACGAGCCTACCATTAGAACATTTCTATCAGTGAACTTCATAGAGAgattcaccaaaaaaaaattattattatttttgtttttactaatttttttcgATTAATAATCGACCAACcgcgggccgccacgtgtcgtgggaCCCACGAAATAGTGTGATACATGTTCAATGGGAAGAAACTCGCGGGGGTGAGGTTCAAAGGTTTGgctttttttaatatttttttttttgagatttgtgAGATTTAAGTTTTTCTAAGGTctaaataataagaataaaaaaaccaaattattactattttgaaacgaaaatggatgtaataatatatataaacttttatatgGTATATGTCAAGGACGAAATCTAGAAGTTATAATACTGACCGTTTGAATAAAACCATTATTAAAACAGCTGCAATGGCGTTTCATGTGGTTCGGAATCATAgataattttttagaatttttttattattattcttttgtttattttattgaaaaaaacgAAACCAATCACGGATCACCACGTATCGTGGGACCCATGAGCAATGTAAAAATTCAGTAACAATCAATCCTTAATTAAAGATTTTATAGACACAATCCTTAATAAAACATAGGCCTCACCACATGTATTAGTATCATTTTGTTAAAGATTCTGCTCTAAAATCCTCCATTGCAGCTGATCTTATGTTTTACTTTGGATCTAGGGTATACAAATTTAGATTTTCTTGTCACATTTTTTAGCTGTTAAACTTAGGTTCGGCTTAATGTCAGTATCCTATCGTTCATATATTCACGTAATATATTGGGAAATAAGGGAGCCACAGGTATTTCGTGGCGTTTGTCAATTCTTTTTCTTGGCTCTTTTTACATCTACtcaattgtttgtatttttgtgtattaaaatctatatatttcaCTTTCATATATTTTTGCATTTCTTACTTTTTATTCTCGCTATCCAGATCTAAATTTAATATCCCTCGGACCTTCTATATGGGTGATGAGCAGTCACATACATGTACATCAGATAAAATGTGCAAAATATAAATTCTGTATTTCAAGAAAGATAATAAATATGATTCAACATCTTATATCATGATGGATACTATGCCACGATGAGCCGGCCTATGAAATACTGAGGCACTGAACATGATTGATGATAAGAGATTCACAAGTTGCTAGAAAATGATAGGCGGAAAATCAAATctattatatactccctccatcCCATTTTTAgtgatgttttaggttattacacatagattaagaaaacacaatattcttatgtagtttatcttggtaacataaaaatacgttaaataaaactaattaaaccaataacaaaaaagtacagtattttataattggtcataaaattcaaatcatattaaattctacctagattagtgagaacatcacttaaaatggaacaaaataaaaattctaaaataccACTTAAAATGAGACGGAGAGAGTACTAGTCAAGAAGTATTACAACTTTTGACTTGTGTCATATGTTATCAatagaataaattttaaatttcttaaaagaaATATGTTAAGAGAAACATGTTAGTCCATCTAAGCATACATTATACTTCTCATTAAAAtaaccataaaattaattagtaatttaGAAAAACTATTccttgttttattatataaaataaatgagattatctaatgtaattaaaatatatatgataattaatgattttaaataataaaatttgataataattcgtgtatcatttttcaaaattctaataaattattgaaataaattaaacaatcatattaaacatataataaaaatttataaaaattaaatagaataGTAAGACTGGTgtttagttatataaaaattaaatatatattatgttttgaattttttaaaatgattataaattattaaaacagttCAAAAAAACCCACAATGAAATGACCATAAATCATATTAGGATGATAATTGAAGAACGGGCCGAGTTAAATGGAATAATAAGACTGGTGTTTAGTTTTATGTCCATCTTGTGTCTGTGTGTTGTATGGACCGCCCGCCAATAATGGCATAATGCAGCCACAAGTTTATGGTAGAATCATTCGTCTTCTTTtacataaaattacaaattcgaacttttaaattttcaatGGTAGGGACAGTGCTTAATGCATGAATATGACATGGGCCGTCGACCGTCGTCAATTTATCGCTAATAtgtttttcaatataaaaacattttttgataGAACACGATATTTCATATAACGactatatataaatctttttttttggtaagacaTATAACGAATATATGTGCTCAAGCATTTGTGTGAATCCCTTCTAATGTTAATAAcattaaaacaataaacaaacgCCCTCCTCGTTGGGTGGTATTCAAAGGAATCAATACACTGATAAAAAACTTGGTTATCAAACAATACATGAACAATCTTGTAGGACATTGTCGTCGGAGAAGTCGGGCCAACTGTAGTGAGAGAAAGAAATGGCTCTTGtatgacaaaataaataaataaatgagaaTGGGGACATCTCGTGAATCTCTATCGTCTGTTTCTTCCGTTGACTTAGTTTATTATCACCAGAATAACTACGCTCTCCTTATTTCTGTATGTTTGGAACTAAATTACTTCAGTAATATATTTCATGTTCTTTTTGGATCTATTATTCTCTGTTTATCGTCACATCTCTGGTACATCCATTGCACGTGTTTTATGGAAGTTTGTTAATAGAAAGTCAACGAGTTCTAAAGGACAGTTTCATTTTTGTCGGTGTTATTCTATGTTCTAAATCTCTCACGGATCTTTTTATCGTCTTCTGAAGGTCAACGAGTATTGGAAATAATGGACGCAAATGAAAACTGGATAATCAAGCTAGGTATATTGTTTTGATCTATATGTATTTTTCTTCAATATgtcaaaatgataaaaatgtaaaaaggaTTAATCAACGTATATTCTTAAGTGatccttttatatatttttatagtcTGACTTGAGTAGTATTTTGCATGGGGCAGAGgaaatatatagttattatattaaatttacaaaTGTTTGATTTGAGAACGATAGATGGAATgttcttaaaattttgataaaggTATgggttattgaaaaataaaatatatacactgGCCACAAACTATAGTAAGATTAACGTTAACAAGTTAGTAATATAAACCTACAGTATTTTCACTTTCAAACCATTCATACATTCATAGCCTCTTTCACTATCCTCTAATACTATTGTCTTAGTATTTTTTAGTTGTTCCAGTATTGTCTATAGTAAGATTGTCTTTCACTATCCTCTAATACTATTGTCTTAGTATTTTTTGGGTAGATACTTAATTTCCAGTCCAAAAAGCGCCTCCTTCTCTGTTCAAGAACCCTAGCGCTGCGTTTGAGTCCGGTCAACGTCCGATGGCTTTCGAGCCTCGGGGTTGTGCCTCTTAGTTGTTTTTTGTCTTTTGGTCTCATCTCTCGTTTTCGGTGTAGTCCGTTTAGCATCGGCGGGTCGTGTGTGAGATCTTGTGTTTCGTCTCGATCCTTTAATGGTGGTCCAGATCCGGGGGAGGAAAGCCACGGAGGAGCCTCCTTGGTCCTCCTACTCTTATTTATTAGCTGTGGTCGTGTAGGTAGGTGAATGATAATGGGTGCTTGAGGCGCGTGGGGTTTATATTCTCCGGTGGCCAAGCTTGGTGTTTTCGACGTTAATAGAGTACTGGCTTTTGTGGTCTTCCTCTCTGGTGGTTGGGACCTCTGTTTTCCGGCTTAACTTTCTGCTCCGGGGACGAGTGGAGATGGAGCGTTCCGTGGTCTCGCTTGTTCTCTTCCTTTGAAGCGGTTTCTTTTCTCCTTACTCGTCGTATTATCTACTCCGGTTTCGATCTCTTCCTTATGGCGTTCTCTCGCTTTGGGTTGGTCCGGGTGTGGATCGTGGCGCTCCCTGCTTTGTCCTTTGGGACTTGATCGTGGTCTCTTTCAAGCTTTGCTTCAGGTATGGTGACTTCTGGTAGTGGTCTTGTTGACCTTGCCGGCTCCGGTTTGATTGAGCTTAGTTCTGTTGGTCGTGCGCTCTCGCCGGTTCTGAAACATAAGGTTCTCTGTGCTATTTGGTTATGCTTATTCTAATGGGAGGTCACTGTTATGCTCTTCCTCGACTTGGATGGAGAAGTGTCATTTTGCTTCTAGGTGTTAACATTTGATGCTTTTGTGATGCTCTGTTTTGAGATGTAGTTAAGTTTGATTGTTTATGTTGTTTCAAGGTTCCCTGAATGTAGGGCTTAGTCTCCGGGGAAGTGTGTTTCCGCCGGCCAAATCCTCCGAGGAATTTTAGATATTCCGTCGGCTTTGTATCTTTTCATGTTTCAATATAAGTAAATTAcagtgaaaaaaaaagttgttccAAAAACAACTCATTTACATAGTTGCAGTTAAAAAAATGAGTAAATATTAagttactccctctgtttttaaataatacatgttttgagattttcacactttttaataaaacatattaaaatttacttattagtgcatagttttttgttattttatatttcctatatttctaaaccaataaaatttcaagaaatgcaattaatgtttttgagattcacaattattcataattagttgacaaaaattacattgaaaatatgaaaaatacatctttttgaaacaaaaaaaattcctaaaacatacatctttaaaaaacagagggagtattaaataAATGTAACTATAATAGTTTTTACTTGTACTTCTGTATGAAGTGTCCCATATATGACGCCACATTCATATCAAACACAAGTAGACCTATTTACTATTTAGAGAAATGTATGATTTTTCATGGTCTCAGACTCTCAGTTAAATTGAATATTTACGAAACCTACTAAATGAGAAAAAGGTggaatgtaaaaaaaaaagcacgAGAGAAAGATTCGTTGCAACCGAGCCTAAAGGCAAGCTGCGCCGTTTTGCTACAGCTCTTACAAGGCTCGACCGAGACACGAGAGGATCACTGGCTCCGTGTGGTGCACGTGGGAGATGTAACTAAAGGCCTAAAGCTCACGTGATGCTaatacaaactttttttttttttttgtcgactgaaatttcattaatttatcCCAAATGGGCTTTGATACAAATTACAATTGATCAGTTTACAAACGAGGTCCAAGAGACATTAGAAAGTTTACAGCCCAGTTTTGGAGAAAGCATCGGGATAGTTCTACGATCTACGCGTCTTCCAAATGCTTGACTGTAGCCACGTCAAACAACACGCGTCGTGATGCTAATACAAACACCTGAAGCTTCTGGTCGGTTTTTTATGCACTAACGGGATTTATCAGCAGGGCCAGCTCGATATATTTATAGGCCTTGGCAAAAGATTAATTTAGACCCTCAAAAACTTAGATTTTATTAGATTTATCAGTAAAAtcctattaaaaatatatataaataatttaggctcgtagatttatttttttaaaatatatgtttttttttgtaaaagtatgtatgtatataaaaatcGAACCCCCAAATTATTATAAGACGGAAGACACATGACTGTACCCAGGACGATCGCATCCATTGTCCCCCTAGCCGGCCCTGTTTATCAGTTTAGTGAGTTGGCTGCTCTTGTGTCCAAACTCTTCACTGAGTTTGGTGTTCACAGTCCCacgttttgataaaaaaaaaaacttaatccCGGGATGGTTTTTAGAGCGGTTGAAGATACAATCATACGGTGATAAGATCACAACCAATATCCTAACCAGATTAGACCAGCGTCAATCTGGTCAAAGAGAAAATAGAGAAATGGCTTAGTGTCTCCCTACATTGGTGGGAAATCTCCTACTTGTTCAATACATTAGTTGGAAGTTACGTGGTTATTGCGTCTGTGTTTTAAAGAAACATGGGTCTTATTGAATGACATGAAAAGAAATTGCAGTAAATTTGTGTTCTTATTCCTTAAGTCTTTGGAATGTATCATACAGTTAAGGAGACGGTCCAGAGTCTTAAGAGACAAAGCCTTCCTATGAATGTACAAAAATGTCTTTGCGAGTTCCAAACAGTGTGGCCTTTATTGTATAACTAAGAAGTAAACTGGTTCATGTGAAACATTTATACATAAGTAcaatgtattattattattattgttgttgttgttgtctgtGTGGTTTTACTGAGCTGAGAGTAGCATACTACGGTTCAGAGAATCAGCTAGTGGAAGCAGGAGCATCAGGCTGCTTTTCTGGGACTGCGTTTTGAAACGCAGCAAGATCATTGTATGACTCGTAACACTTTGCAAGTGTTGGGTACGGTTCCTGTATAGATTcatacaaaagagaaaaaaaagatatttttaccATATTGTAGAAATAGAAACGAGTGATGCGAGGGAGAAGTTAAGAAAACAGAGGATATAGTCTATGCTATCACAACAGAAATATCTTTGACAACTGTGTGACTGTTAGCCAAAGATAACATGTTCATGTTACCATATagaactaataaataattttagaaattaaagGCGGCGTATAGTACGCAGAGAGTTAGGCCTTAAGAGTGTGGTGTCACAGCGGAAGAAGAAGGAAACGTACCATGTTAATCTGGAATCTGTTGATAGCTGCGTGGATCTGTGGCGCTAGAAAAAGATCAGCCTGCAAAACACAATGCTTCATAACTTCAAAACTTTGTCTACTTTGAAAGAGAGTAACAGAGAGATTTAAGAGCAAAATAATACCAAGAAAACTTCATCACCAGTGGCGTATTTTCCAGTGCAGCTAACCAACAGCTTCTCGAGAGCTGAAAAGAGACATATAATTAGACATATGGTCCATATAAACCTTTAGTAACAATAGTAAACATGAACGAGATGAGTGGGCACGAAGTAGCATTAAAACATGtgatatattttaactaaaaggAGCACTCTTCAACCAATCACAAAATGTTACGGAATGGAGATATCATACCAGTGAATCCTTTTGTGATAGCGTTATTGACCCAAGCAATTTTCTCCTCGGAGTTGGTCTTCTCCTCAATATACatctgtaaaatatatttaaaaaaataaagaagctAGTATTGATGCCTTCATCTACTAGAACTCACTACAGTAGAGAAACTAAGAAATAgacataataaaatatcatattgtCCTCACAGCAACAGGCGTATTTTGATAAGGCTGTATGCCAGACAAGACAATACTCGCTGCCTGTAATAGAAACAAAGTAGATCACCATTACAACTCAACAATCTAATGCTAAGCTGGTTACTCTTAGCAGTAATAACTACAAGGCAAACACATGCAGTACCGTACCTGGTAGTTCACAGCACGTTTGTGGAGGTCACGAGGTAAGAGAGGTGGGTCAGGATACTTCTCATCTAGATACtgtcaaaataccaaaaaaagaTTGATGAAAACGAATCCATAAAAACCCACAGAAAGAGAAGTGGCTGGCTCTACTGACCATTATGATGGCAAAAGAATCAGAAACCACAAGGTCTCCATCAACCAGAGCTGGTACAGCACCCATTGGATTGATCTTCAAGTATTCATCTCTCTTGAGCGGATTCACTGGTACGTACTCATATTCAATCCCTACAACACACACGACACAATCAAACAAATGATCCATTTTcaagatgaaaaagaaaaacacaatatCGTTTTTGCAAAATGAATTAGATGCCAAAAGAGCATGCAAGGACCTTTTAAAGCGAGGGCGATACGGACGCGATGTGAGCACGAGCTTTTCCAGTAGGAGTAAAGCTTCagcttctctttcttctctgtCCCGGAGCTCGCCTGTTCAcatgagaaaaaaattaattaaaaaacaattgaGTGAAGCATGATCTGATgtataaaaagagaaagagactTTACCATAATCAGGAAAtggatttttcttcttcttctttacagATTCAACAGAGACTGTATGTTTAGTAGGTACAGAGGAGAAGTGGAGAATTAGAAGACGACACTGGAACTTCATTCTTATCAcatcatatattattatttagttttttttttttttggatagtGTGGAAGGATACAAATTATTCGAATCAAACCGTAAACTTAGATTTCCAAATAACTTGAACTTCAAATGAATTACTCGTAGTCATAGTCCTTCAAACTCGTATTAAACGGAATCGAACAGACCGGATCCAA includes:
- the LOC108826875 gene encoding NAC domain-containing protein 35, with product MAMVSSTTSTITMSNQVNNDSEKCIEEDGYRHENHAQNDDEADDHDHEKIMPGFRFHPTEEELIEFYLRRKVEGKRFNVELITFLDLYRYDPWELPVMAAIGEKEWYFYVPRDRKYRNGDRPNRVTTSGYWKATGADRTIRSESARPIGLKKTLVFYSGKAPKGTRTSWIMNEYRLPHHETEKYQKAEISLCRVYKRPGVEDHSSLPRSLSTRHHNHTSSSSLLALRQQQQQHHSSSSNHLDNNNLEKLSTEYSGDGSTITTINRNSDVNQTIYNPLTTTIPLANQNIYHPLPYGASNTPMISTSNKEDDETAIVDDLQRLVNYQISDGGSNINHQYYQVAQQFHNQQQLNANALQLVAAATTAALAPQTQAALAMSMVPAGTTPNTALWDLWNPLLPDGNRDHYTNALFEEFN
- the LOC108827099 gene encoding glutathione S-transferase Z1, with amino-acid sequence MASSGTEKKEKLKLYSYWKSSCSHRVRIALALKGIEYEYVPVNPLKRDEYLKINPMGAVPALVDGDLVVSDSFAIIMYLDEKYPDPPLLPRDLHKRAVNYQAASIVLSGIQPYQNTPVAMYIEEKTNSEEKIAWVNNAITKGFTALEKLLVSCTGKYATGDEVFLADLFLAPQIHAAINRFQINMEPYPTLAKCYESYNDLAAFQNAVPEKQPDAPASTS